Below is a genomic region from Chthoniobacterales bacterium.
CATCACCCAGCTTCTTTGTCTGCGACTGCTTCTTCACAATAGTGCCTTAATTCGTTTCAGCACCTCCGCGGCCTCTGCGTCTCCGCGAGAGATTTCCTCCATGATTTCCTGCGGGCTGCGGTGAGTGATAACTTCGCCCCCAGTGGGATTCTTTACGGAAAGATCAAAGCTTTCGGTGTCGATGTCCGCCACATCAACGCTCCAGCTTTTGGGCGAGTCGGCGCGGGTCTTTTGCAATTTCACAAACTCGGCGAGGTCGTCGTCGTTGAGCGGGTTGGTTTTGCCGAGGTTGCGGCCCGGGTCGAGTTGGTAGAACCAGACTTTGCGGGTGCTTTTTCCTTTCTCGAAGAAGAGGACGACGGTCTTCACGCCCGCGCCTTGGAAGGTGCCGCCGGGGCAGTCGAGCACGGTGTGGAGATTGCACTCTTCGAGGAGCTTGCGGCGGAGGCTGACAGAGGCGTTGTCGGCCATGTTGGAGAGGAAGGTGTTTTTGATGACGATACCGGCGCGGCCGCCGGCTTTGAGCGCTTTGATGAAATGCTGGAGGAAGAGGAAGGCGGTCTCGCCGGTGCGGATGGGGAAATTCTGCTGCACCTCGGCGCGCTCTTTGCCGCCGAAGGGCGGGTTGGCCAGGATGATGTCGAAGCGGTCTTTTTCCTGAAGGTCGGCGAGGTTCTCGGCGAGGGTGTTGGTGTGGATGATGTTCGGCGCCTCGATCCCGTGGAGGATCATGTTCATGATGGCGATGACGTAAGCGAGGGACTTCTTTTCTTTGCCGTAGAAGGTGCGCTCCTGCAGGGCGCGGTCTTGGGCGGTGGTGCGCTTGGGGTTCTGCGCGCGCAGGTAGTCGAAGGCTTCGCAGAGGAAGCCGGCGGAGCCGACGGCGGGATCGCAGATGGTCTCGCCGAGTCGCGGCGCGGTGACGGCAACGATGGCGCGGATGAGCGGACGCGGGGTGTAATACTCGCCGCCGTTGCGGCCGGCGTTGCCCATGTTTTTGATTTTGACCTCGTAGAGGTGGGACAGCTCGTGCTTCTCGGCCTGTGAGCG
It encodes:
- a CDS encoding SAM-dependent DNA methyltransferase, with the protein product MFEQAFRNIDDVLWKEAGCTTELDYTEQTSWLLFLKYLDGLEQDKAAEAKLEGKKYNYILEPAYRWETWAAPKGRDGKLDHHAALTGDDLVDFVNTKLFPYLQRFKQKATGPNTIEYKIGEIFGEIKNRIHSGYNLREIIDQIDALRFRSQAEKHELSHLYEVKIKNMGNAGRNGGEYYTPRPLIRAIVAVTAPRLGETICDPAVGSAGFLCEAFDYLRAQNPKRTTAQDRALQERTFYGKEKKSLAYVIAIMNMILHGIEAPNIIHTNTLAENLADLQEKDRFDIILANPPFGGKERAEVQQNFPIRTGETAFLFLQHFIKALKAGGRAGIVIKNTFLSNMADNASVSLRRKLLEECNLHTVLDCPGGTFQGAGVKTVVLFFEKGKSTRKVWFYQLDPGRNLGKTNPLNDDDLAEFVKLQKTRADSPKSWSVDVADIDTESFDLSVKNPTGGEVITHRSPQEIMEEISRGDAEAAEVLKRIKALL